In the genome of Bacteroidota bacterium, one region contains:
- a CDS encoding T9SS type A sorting domain-containing protein, producing the protein MYPDSMLVDFDSTVGSCLPGPPPQGCVVGDYWSIWLGRYARIVTISRNYGYDFWAYADSMGFAVFHASRFQNYFPVYTIGARINGVEYGIILAVGESEQELPSYSFALHQNYPNPFNPTTTIRFEIPHASFVTLKVFDLLGREVKTLVDEVMQPGSYERVFNAEELASGVYLYRLRAGNFEQTKRTLILK; encoded by the coding sequence ATGTATCCCGATTCAATGCTCGTTGATTTCGATTCGACAGTCGGCAGTTGTTTGCCCGGACCTCCACCACAAGGTTGTGTTGTTGGAGATTATTGGTCGATCTGGCTGGGCAGATACGCAAGAATAGTCACGATATCAAGAAATTATGGATACGATTTCTGGGCGTATGCTGACAGCATGGGATTCGCCGTCTTTCATGCGTCTCGATTCCAGAACTACTTCCCGGTGTACACGATCGGGGCGAGAATCAACGGAGTGGAATACGGCATCATCTTGGCGGTTGGAGAATCCGAACAAGAACTACCGTCGTACTCCTTCGCATTGCATCAGAACTACCCCAACCCCTTCAACCCAACAACGACGATCAGATTCGAGATTCCTCATGCTTCATTCGTCACTCTCAAAGTCTTCGACCTGCTCGGCAGAGAAGTGAAGACGCTGGTTGATGAGGTGATGCAGCCGGGGAGTTATGAGCGGGTATTTAATGCTGAGGAACTGGCGAGTGGCGTGTATTTGTATCGACTTCGTGCAGGCAATTTTGAACAAACAAAAAGAACATTGATCTTGAAGTAA